In Providencia rettgeri, the following proteins share a genomic window:
- a CDS encoding VasL domain-containing protein: MKSEHLVIKIGNSPLDTPEFIALKTEFNKLSHPARPEVSWTLIESLCLSLFKNHGIDLQSGAYYTIARLQRHGLSGFTEGCELLASVIVTHWDALWPEKPNQRTEALNWFNTKASALLRQQTYETKDLRLVYRSERALQLIIDKLAKTTWEKLPKIENLLWFFQNLAKQLEKQEEYAKQNTSESVTLPPLVYIQQPAKQVEQPSPTFIFEPPEPASTLTVTTKKMSATRGFIWGCVLSSVLFLVCGFSAYVYLKHEMEAITSIPEGAVAKWLFKPDINTYEYHLALLEKRSPLANLKLIENMQEKAKSYWPADADQAYFSRNWQNQYETRLENMPINDSWSETAMLLQQLSNKIIQQEKNRGSFTLSYLKTAIYDIQKQHNKVEPIEEKLRQLSLQIKNGQPVSPATLINIDNKINGLLARYYELQKQAEQKGLKPSSYSSFGLSHE, from the coding sequence ATGAAATCAGAACATTTAGTCATTAAAATCGGGAACTCCCCTTTAGATACTCCTGAATTTATTGCTCTTAAAACAGAATTTAACAAGTTAAGTCATCCTGCACGCCCAGAGGTTAGTTGGACACTCATTGAGTCACTTTGTTTATCTCTCTTTAAAAATCATGGTATTGACCTACAAAGCGGGGCTTATTACACAATTGCACGGCTACAACGCCATGGACTCAGTGGCTTTACTGAAGGCTGCGAATTATTAGCGAGTGTTATTGTGACTCATTGGGATGCGTTATGGCCTGAAAAACCGAATCAACGAACAGAAGCACTCAACTGGTTTAATACAAAGGCTAGCGCCCTGCTCCGCCAGCAAACCTATGAAACAAAAGACCTCCGTTTGGTTTACCGCTCAGAACGCGCACTACAATTAATCATTGATAAACTGGCTAAAACAACGTGGGAAAAACTACCTAAAATTGAAAACTTGTTATGGTTCTTTCAAAACTTAGCCAAACAGCTTGAAAAGCAGGAAGAATATGCAAAACAGAATACATCCGAATCTGTCACGCTCCCGCCTTTAGTGTATATCCAACAACCCGCTAAACAGGTAGAACAACCATCACCAACATTTATTTTTGAACCCCCTGAGCCCGCATCGACATTAACAGTAACAACTAAAAAAATGAGCGCTACCCGTGGTTTTATATGGGGTTGTGTGCTCAGTAGTGTACTCTTTTTAGTCTGTGGATTTAGCGCCTATGTGTATCTTAAACATGAGATGGAGGCTATAACGTCCATTCCTGAAGGTGCTGTTGCCAAATGGTTATTTAAACCCGACATAAATACCTATGAATATCATTTAGCTTTGCTTGAAAAGCGTTCACCTCTCGCTAATTTAAAACTGATCGAGAACATGCAAGAAAAAGCAAAATCTTATTGGCCTGCAGATGCTGATCAGGCTTACTTCAGCCGAAATTGGCAAAACCAATATGAGACGCGTTTAGAAAATATGCCTATTAATGATAGTTGGTCTGAAACAGCGATGTTATTACAGCAACTTTCAAATAAAATTATTCAACAAGAGAAAAACCGAGGTAGTTTTACATTATCCTATTTAAAAACCGCCATCTATGACATTCAAAAGCAGCACAACAAAGTGGAGCCTATTGAAGAAAAGCTTCGTCAATTATCGCTACAAATTAAAAATGGGCAGCCAGTTTCCCCTGCCACACTCATCAATATTGATAATAAAATTAATGGATTATTAGCTCGTTACTATGAATTACAAAAACAAGCAGAGCAAAAAGGTTTAAAACCCAGCTCATATTCATCTTTTGGATTAAGTCATGAGTGA